A section of the Maylandia zebra isolate NMK-2024a linkage group LG8, Mzebra_GT3a, whole genome shotgun sequence genome encodes:
- the LOC101481643 gene encoding sesquipedalian-1 yields MKIDEKVLTYFESCNSPVDKEGYLYKKGEIKTSYQKRWFVLKGNLLFYKDRQTDRDLVGVIVLEGCTVQLCESEENFAFSLVWSEPGLRTYKFAAENQASQESWIKALLSASHSYLALLVVDMESKYRDAVGALSSKPSKPFVMPNFSAIQPAAVFVTSNTCTSSALGTAPSPNSCPNLQALTISSKTASKKSPKLRSKKNANAVPMFDPFQTIGEYDFNQLHEDYGKEVKELIVMWSKKGHGGANVQEENLIDFE; encoded by the exons ATGAAGATTGATGAAAAAGTCCTCACCTATTTTGAATCTTGCAACTCACCTGTGGATAAGGAAGGGTACCTGTACAAGAAG ggtgaGATCAAGACTTCCTATCAGAAGCGCTGGTTCGTGCTGAAGGGGAACCTCCTCTTCTACAAAGACCGGCAGACCGACCGGGATCTGGTCGGAGTGATTGTTCTGGAGGGCTGCACCGTCCAGCTGTGCGAGTCCGAGGAGAACTTCGCCTTCTCGCTGGTGTGGAGCGAGCCGGGGCTGCGGACGTACAAGTTTGCCGCGGAGAACCAGGCCAGTCAGGAGAGCTGGATCAAAGCCCTGCTGTCAGCCAGCCACAGCTACCTGGCCCTGCTTGTAGTGGACATGGAGTCGAAGTACAGAG atgCAGTTGGTGCACTCTCCAGTAAACCAAGCAAACCTTTTGTCATGCCAAATTTCAGCGCCATCCAGCCTGCTGCCGTCTTTGTGACCTCAAACACCTGCACCTCATCTGCGCTGGGAACAGCACCCAGCCCGAATTCCTGTCCAAACCTACAAGCTCTTACCATTTCATCCAAGACGGCCAGTAAGAAATCACCCAAACTGCGATCGAAGAAGAATGCCAACGCGGTGCCTATGTTTGATCCATTTCAGACGATTGGGGAGTACGACTTTAACCAGCTGCATGAAGATTATGGAAAGGAAGTAAAGGAACTGATTGTCATGTGGTCAAAGAAAGGACACGGCGGTGCGAATGTTCAGGAAGAAAACTTGATAGATTTTGAATGA
- the LOC101480686 gene encoding uncharacterized protein LOC101480686: MAKIERLNVRVEKLLSKVVQEVLDVVKETVCEYQEKTARTQRENQSLKRRLQELQDRINLESNGFVPEMFASIPADMKEKEEVVIPVDKDTESLGASCFSPDRATESLGNLKTKTHDGQSASLLNHERPFIAPLHSENDQKTKVEPASDNDGLRIVNYFYCDPSTSTAGLGGESAVFYIDSERDVQEPARHISANDAGEENQTNTEVGCSSSAEKLQRNVRKHYSCSLCGRTFRHAGDYKKHNRVHTGERPYCCSVCGKRFSQSGYLTVHLRYHTGEKPFACSQCGKSFSHSSNLKKHQQTHL; this comes from the exons ATGGCCAAAATTGAGCGCCTTAATGTTCGAGTGGAAAAGCTCCTGTCTAAAGTAGTACAGGAGGTTCTGGATGTGGTGAAAGAAACTGTGTGCGAGTATCAGGAGAAAACTGCCAGAACCCAGAGAGAGAATCAGAGTCTGAAGAGGAGACTGCAGGAGCTGCAAGACAGAATTAACCTGGAGAGCAATG GATTTGTGCCAGAAATGTTTGCATCCATCCCAGCAGAcatgaaagagaaagaagaggtgGTCATCCCTGTTGATAAAGACACTGAGTCATTAGGTGCTTCCTGCTTTTCCCCTGACCGTGCAACAGAAAGCCTGGGAAAtctgaaaacaaagacacatgatggacagtcaGCCTCACTATTAAACCACGAAAGACCCTTCATTGCACCTCTGCATTCTGAAAATGACCAGAAAACGAAAGTAGAGCCTGCATCAGATAACGATGGCTTGCGTATTGTGAATTATTTTTATTGCGATCCATCAACGAGCACTGCAGGACTCGGAGGTGAGTCTGCAGTTTTCTACATTGATTCAGAACGTGACGTACAGGAGCCAGCGAGACACATCAGTGCAAACGATGCCGGagaagaaaaccaaaccaacACAGAAGTGGGCTGCTCGTCCTCAGCAGAGAAACTGCAGAGAAACGTCCGAAAACACTACAGCTGCTCTCTCTGCGGTCGCACCTTCAGGCATGCAGGTGACTATAAGAAACACAACCGGGTGCACACAGGGGAGAGGCCGTACTGTTGCTCGGTGTGCGGCAAGCGCTTCAGCCAGTCGGGGTACCTCACAGTACACCTGCGCTaccacacaggagagaagccGTTTGCCTGCAGCCAGTGCGGGAAAAGCTTCAGTCactcaagtaacttaaagaagcaCCAGCAGACTCATCTGTGA
- the LOC101480971 gene encoding uncharacterized protein LOC101480971, whose protein sequence is MSKLERLNARVARLLTEAVQEVLEVVKETVSEYQEKTARTQRENESLKRRLQELQDKIPKESTHENTYNFSVLTTSGPSAEECDTTAKQDRRIIQKHDSDVIALAEQNSNQLNYVLKQETKEKESHSGIQTQAESKLAQMSTDHHKVQLADATHNLEGQRMPSETRDAGADPYSSALFGLNMAAIKSESEPTDCMSSQQPCLQSQYTGCMDLSCNSSRHTSTETLRPQASAEPYGLVFVRSNHMAHRRHGLAKNIRAGLDGRQIRMEHLRRDGFHLCVVCGKTFSRVGNLRIHQRCHTGEKPYGCVQCGRRFSQAGDLKKHKRVHTGEKPYYCSQCGKSFSRGENLKRHQRIHIGETLQLQQACQEQR, encoded by the exons ATGTCTAAACTTGAGCGTTTGAACGCCCGGGTGGCCAGACTCCTGACCGAAGCCGTGCAGGAGGTTCTGGAGGTGGTGAAGGAGACGGTGTCAGAGTACCAGGAGAAAACAGCcaggacacagagagagaacgAGAGTCTGAAGAGGAGACTGCAGGAGCTCCAGGACAAGATACCAAAAGAAAGCACCCATGAGAACACATATAATTTTT CTGTCCTGACTACAAGTGGGCCATCAGCAGAGGAGTGCGACACAACAGCAAAGCAGGATCGGCGCATCATTCAGAAGCATGACTCGGATGTTATTGCTCTCGCAGAGCAAAACAGCAACCAGCTCAACTATGTCTTGAAGCAGGAGactaaagaaaaagagagcCACAGCGGTATTCAGACACAAGCTGAGTCCAAGTTGGCGCAAATGTCCACAGACCACCACAAAGTACAGCTGGCAGATGCAACGCACAACTTAGAGGGGCAGCGTATGCCGTCTGAAACCAGGGACGCCGGCGCAGACCCTTACTCCAGCGCACTGTTTGGGTTAAACATGGCTGCTATCAAAAGTGAATCAGAGCCCACAGACTGCATGTCATCACAACAACCATGTCTTCAATCTCAGTACACCGGCTGCATGGATTTAAGCTGCAACTCCTCTCGTCACACCTCTACCGAGACCCTCAGGCCGCAAGCTAGCGCCGAGCCTTATGGACTCGTTTTTGTTCGTTCAAATCACATGGCACACAGGAGGCATGGATTAGCAAAGAACATCAGGGCCGGTTTGGACGGCAGACAGATCAGGATGGAGCACCTCAGGAGAGACGGCTTCCACTTGTGCGTGGTCTGTGGAAAGACGTTCAGCAGGGTGGGGAACCTGAGAATCCACCAGCGCTgccacacaggagagaagccGTACGGCTGCGTCCAGTGTGGAAGGCGCTTCAGTCAGGCGGGAGacctgaaaaaacacaaaagggtCCACACGGGTGAGAAGCCGTACTACTGCAGCCAGTGTGGAAAGAGCTTCAGTCGAGGGGAGAACCTCAAAAGACACCAGAGGATCCACATCGGAGAGACGCTGCAGTTGCAGCAAGCGTGTCAGGAGCAGCGGTAG
- the pkmyt1 gene encoding membrane-associated tyrosine- and threonine-specific cdc2-inhibitory kinase yields the protein MSVAVETTMPRVALPLPTHFSHAEQSFSLKKRRLPFSSSSTSNSSYYSPARLSNSLPPLPPSKGCPPLSRMFPQHQSPWTPLSNSLSKSPNSAYDPSKQQSYFNQCFTNLGLLGRGSFGEVYKVQSNRDGRQYAVKRSAQRFRGNSERNRSVREARNHEHLCPHPHILNFVAAWEECGRLYIQTELCSTSLLHHAENQPPGPDEPAAWAYLCDLLSALQHLHSHGFVHLDLKPANVLITASGRLKLGDFGLLLELKQMGAAGEKSKDDVQEGDPRYMAPELLRGEYGPAADVFSLGVSILELACNIEVPNGGEGWQQLRRGCLPTEFTNGLSEELQTVLQMMLAPEPSERPTVSELLALPSVRKCRWRRRMYLMAAETMLTLASLCQIVVSFGCRFLSFFRLPFLPHWNNPAPCTPPKDSWDRDLTLPLSAMHTDSGTPEEDAVFFHPTDPELSPTFSQRVKSRLSVESTSTPLPGSPMRYHQSPAHTPTHSNLSGWFSCKLAQTPSSIHTNGSCRTLTPKVSPIHAELDADSFQSLHSPSTKSSQRRGRNWVQVEEVVPPRPSLEPKNLLSLFEETALEGER from the exons ATGTCTGTGGCGGTGGAAACTACAATGCCGAGGGTGGCTCTCCCTCTTCCAACCCACTTCTCCCACGCGGAGCAGTCCTTCTCTCTCAAAAAGCGCCGGCTGCCTTTTTCCTCGTCGTCTACGTCAAACTCATCCTACTATTCCCCTGCTCGTCTCTCAAATTCTTTGCCTCCGCTGCCACCGTCTAAAGGATGCCCCCCGCTGAGCAGAATGTTTCCTCAGCATCAATCCCCCTGGACACCCCTGTCTAATTCCCTCAGTAAATCTCCAAATTCTGCGTATGATCCCAGCAAACAGCAGTCCTACTTCAATCAGTGCTTTACTAACTTGGGCCTGCTGGGGAGGGGATCATTTGGAGAAGTTTACAAG gTGCAAAGCAACAGAGATGGTCGTCAGTACGCAGTCAAACGCTCTGCTCAGCGCTTCAGGGGTAACAGTGAGAGGAATCGGAGCGTCAGGGAAGCCAGGAATCACGAGCACCTGTGTCCTCACCCTCATATTTTGAACTTCGTGGCTGCCTGGGAGGAGTGCGGCCGACTCTACATCCAGACAGAGCTGTGCAGCACCAGCTTGCTGCATCACGCTGAGAACCAGCCTCCTGGCCCAG ACGAGCCTGCTGCTTGGGCCTACCTGTGCGATCTCCTCTCAGCACTGCAGCACTTACACTCTCATGGCTTCGTGCATCTGGACCTCAAGCCCGCCAACGTCCTCATCACCGCCTCTGGTCGTCTGAAGCTGGGCGATTTCGGGCTGCTGCTTGAGCTCAAACAGATGGGAGCTGCAGGGGAGAAATCAAAGGACGATGTTCAGGAGGGTGATCCCAGATACATGGCCCCCGAGCTGCTGCGTGGGGAGTATGGACCTGCTGCAGATGTTTTCAG tttgggGGTTTCCATACTGGAGCTTGCTTGTAATATCGAGGTTCCAAATGGTGGCGAGGGGTGGCAGCAGCTCAGGCGAGGCTGTCTCCCCACAGAGTTTACCAACG GCCTGTCAGAGGAGCTTCAGACAGTCCTACAGATGATGCTGGCCCCAGAGCCGTCTGAGAGACCCACAGTCTCTGAGCTTCTTGCCCTCCCCTCTGTTAGGAAATGCAGGTGGAGGAGACGCATGTATCTTATGGCTGCTGAGACGATGCTGACACTGGCCTCCCTGTGTCAG ATCGTAGTCTCCTTTGGGTGTAGATTCCTCTCCTTCTTTCGCTTGCCCTTCCTCCCTCATTGGAACAATCCAGCTCCCTGCACTCCTCCTAAAGACAGTTGGGACAGGGATTTAACCCTGCCTCTCAGTGCCATGCATACTGACTCCGGGACCCCAGAAGAGGATGCAGTGTTTTTTCATCCCACAGACCCAGAACTGTCCCCCACCTTCTCACAAAG GGTAAAATCCAGATTGTCTGTAGAGAGCACATCCACGCCTCTCCCGGGCTCGCCAATGCGCTATCACCAGAGTCCTGCCCACACACCCACTCACTCAAATCTTAGTGGCTGGTTCTCATGTAAACTTGCTCAGACCCCTTCCAGCATCCACACTAATGGCTCCTGCCGCACACTGACACCTAAAGTGAGTCCCATACATGCCGAGCTGGACGCAGACTCCTTCCAGAGCTTACACTCTCCATCCACCAAGTCCTCACAGCGGCGTGGGCGCAactgggtccaagtggaggaggTCGTACCTCCTCGACCCAGCTTGGAACCAAAGAACCTGCTCAGCTTGTTCGAAGAAACGGCTCTGGAGGGGGAACGATGA